One genomic region from Vicinamibacteria bacterium encodes:
- the cyoE gene encoding heme o synthase yields MLSSTASTWSIARLSLSVRDYLQLVKLRLSAMVVVSGVVGYWLASAEIALGSLLAFTFGTFLVVAGANAFNQVLERGPDARMDRTRNRPVPTGRIPVGEATAAAGAMSVVGVVALLLTGGWLTALLALLALGTYVLLYTPMKPRTAWATVPGAVAGAMPTLMGFSAASGELGTLAFCLFGILFMWQFPHTWAIAAVYRDDYERVGYRALPKGSAARLLTVSATLALVTLSLVPPALDLLGRVYLVGALALGALFLSAAFRFGDGTERRLAGSLLAVSLFYLPVMLALAAFNQTFY; encoded by the coding sequence ATGCTTTCGTCGACGGCCTCGACCTGGTCGATCGCCCGGCTCTCGTTGTCGGTGCGGGACTATCTCCAGCTCGTGAAGTTGCGTCTATCGGCGATGGTGGTCGTGTCCGGCGTAGTCGGGTACTGGCTCGCTTCGGCGGAGATCGCCCTCGGCTCGCTTCTCGCGTTTACCTTCGGCACGTTTCTCGTCGTTGCCGGTGCGAACGCGTTCAATCAGGTGCTGGAGCGCGGACCGGACGCGAGAATGGACCGCACGAGGAATCGACCCGTGCCCACCGGCCGTATCCCGGTCGGCGAAGCCACGGCGGCGGCCGGCGCCATGTCGGTCGTGGGCGTCGTCGCCCTGCTCCTGACCGGCGGGTGGCTGACGGCTCTTCTCGCTCTTCTGGCTCTGGGCACCTACGTTCTCCTGTACACGCCGATGAAACCTCGTACCGCCTGGGCCACCGTTCCTGGTGCCGTGGCCGGAGCGATGCCCACGCTCATGGGGTTCAGCGCGGCGTCAGGTGAGCTCGGCACGCTGGCCTTCTGTCTCTTCGGCATCCTTTTCATGTGGCAGTTCCCCCATACCTGGGCCATTGCCGCGGTCTATCGAGACGACTACGAACGGGTGGGCTATCGGGCTCTCCCCAAGGGATCGGCGGCTCGACTCCTGACCGTTTCGGCCACGCTCGCGCTGGTCACCTTGAGCCTCGTTCCGCCCGCTCTCGACTTGCTCGGGCGCGTCTACCTCGTGGGGGCTCTGGCACTCGGGGCTTTGTTTCTCTCGGCAGCCTTTCGTTTCGGCGACGGAACCGAGCGACGGCTCGCGGGGAGCCTTCTGGCGGTTTCGCTGTTCTATCTGCCGGTGATGCTCGCTCTGGCGGCGTTCAACCAGACGTTTTACTGA
- a CDS encoding carboxypeptidase regulatory-like domain-containing protein, which translates to MKKSFLIAPLALTVLAAACGGGGGASESTTTAAAPAPKAPPVDAATAGTISGKVAFEGEPPAGETIQMAADPNCARLHSEPVKTEFVVVGEGGGLANVFVHIKSGLQGRNFPPPSEPVVLDQHGCTYVPHVIGIQVGQTLQILNSDETLHNIHAMPKNNKEFNIGQPVKGLKTDKVFDNVEVMIPFKCDVHKWMNSYAGVVDHPYYAVSSQDGSFSLANVPPGDYVVEAWHERFGTKEMNVTVTEKGTAEANFSFTAE; encoded by the coding sequence ATGAAGAAGTCATTTTTGATTGCCCCTCTAGCACTGACGGTCCTCGCCGCGGCTTGTGGCGGAGGGGGAGGGGCTTCCGAAAGCACGACCACCGCAGCAGCGCCGGCGCCGAAGGCCCCACCGGTCGACGCGGCCACCGCGGGAACGATCAGCGGAAAAGTGGCGTTCGAAGGTGAGCCACCCGCAGGAGAAACGATCCAGATGGCTGCCGACCCCAATTGCGCACGACTCCACTCGGAGCCGGTGAAGACTGAGTTCGTCGTGGTAGGGGAGGGTGGCGGTCTGGCCAATGTCTTCGTTCACATCAAGAGTGGTCTCCAGGGACGGAACTTTCCCCCACCGAGCGAGCCGGTGGTGCTCGACCAGCATGGTTGCACTTACGTGCCTCACGTCATCGGGATCCAGGTCGGCCAGACCCTCCAGATCCTGAACAGCGACGAGACGCTCCACAACATTCACGCGATGCCGAAGAACAACAAGGAGTTCAACATCGGCCAACCGGTCAAGGGACTGAAGACCGACAAGGTATTCGACAACGTCGAGGTCATGATCCCGTTCAAGTGTGACGTGCACAAGTGGATGAACAGCTATGCCGGTGTGGTCGATCACCCCTATTATGCGGTATCGAGCCAGGACGGAAGCTTCTCACTCGCGAACGTCCCCCCGGGAGACTATGTCGTCGAGGCCTGGCACGAGCGGTTCGGGACCAAGGAGATGAACGTCACCGTCACCGAGAAAGGCACGGCCGAAGCGAATTTTTCGTTCACCGCAGAGTAA
- a CDS encoding VWA domain-containing protein: protein MTPGTRHSRLTGVLASSALLWCATASAQQRTQQEEGRFQFRATVEAVNLNVVVTDKKGRFIPGLEAGDFEVLEDGTLQHIEFFTAEVTPVTLLLLLDASTSIRPSVDGVKEAAANFVGKLWDGDRAIIADFNERIRFSTHFSGDVDRLVATIQSLYPSGWTALYDSILLSIDKVSQASGRKALLVFTDGDDSRSVGQGSVSSSQDAIEGAKFSEVTIYSVGFEGRRTSGSQGVNKGFLKKLAEETGGASFFPNSIGELNQDFDQIQNELHSQYRMAYVPTREQRDGAWRTIELRVKGRDDLVVRTRRGYYAVPINPSM, encoded by the coding sequence ATGACGCCAGGTACACGACATTCGAGATTGACCGGGGTTCTCGCCTCATCGGCACTCTTGTGGTGCGCCACGGCTTCCGCACAGCAGCGGACCCAGCAGGAGGAGGGGCGGTTCCAATTCCGGGCCACCGTCGAGGCGGTCAACCTCAACGTCGTGGTGACGGACAAGAAGGGGCGTTTCATTCCTGGCCTCGAGGCGGGCGATTTCGAGGTGCTCGAGGACGGGACTCTCCAGCACATCGAGTTCTTCACCGCCGAGGTCACGCCGGTGACTCTCCTGCTACTTCTCGATGCCTCGACGAGTATTCGGCCGAGCGTGGACGGAGTGAAGGAAGCCGCCGCCAACTTCGTCGGCAAGCTCTGGGATGGAGACCGGGCGATCATCGCGGATTTCAACGAACGAATTCGATTCAGCACACATTTCTCCGGTGATGTCGACAGGCTCGTGGCGACGATTCAATCGCTCTACCCCTCGGGCTGGACCGCGCTCTACGACTCGATCCTCTTGTCGATAGACAAGGTCTCCCAAGCGTCGGGCCGGAAGGCCCTTTTGGTGTTTACCGATGGAGACGACTCACGCTCCGTGGGACAGGGCAGCGTGTCGTCTTCCCAGGATGCCATCGAGGGAGCGAAGTTCTCGGAAGTCACGATCTATTCGGTCGGGTTCGAGGGGCGGCGAACGTCGGGCTCCCAGGGGGTGAACAAGGGGTTTCTCAAGAAGCTCGCCGAGGAAACCGGTGGTGCGTCCTTCTTCCCCAACAGTATTGGAGAGCTCAATCAGGATTTCGATCAGATTCAGAACGAGCTGCATAGCCAATACCGTATGGCCTACGTCCCGACCAGGGAGCAGCGCGACGGGGCATGGCGAACGATCGAGTTGCGTGTCAAGGGCCGCGATGACCTCGTCGTTCGCACCCGACGTGGCTACTACGCGGTCCCGATCAATCCGAGCATGTAA
- a CDS encoding COX15/CtaA family protein, protein MQPRHSLSVEHALSRLRLDRRRLVSEEARIGRPRVLTGSHRLPRVVGWLLAYTVVVILWGAFVRATGSGAGCGSHWPLCNGEVIPREPRLDTLIELGHRITSGLLGLFVLGVVVAVFRAFPPKHPARQAVGWSLFFVVTEALIGAGLVRFEWVGANDSEARVYMMALHLTNTFLLLAAITMTVWWIGGNRALPQSSSRIALLSATLVAVLVVGASGAVTALGDTLLLQAGVSPDESPVLTSLIRARSYHPTLAIAGFFVVVVAVWLVGSNRYGRLAVGVFALQLALGAVNVKLMAPVWMQLLHLGASNVLWILLVLFVSEAVSARDVASAEVGG, encoded by the coding sequence ATTCAACCGCGGCATTCTCTTTCTGTTGAGCATGCCCTATCTCGTCTTCGGCTCGATCGCCGTCGCCTGGTATCGGAGGAGGCGAGGATCGGACGACCCCGCGTCCTGACAGGTTCTCACCGTCTCCCTCGAGTCGTCGGGTGGCTGCTCGCCTACACCGTTGTCGTCATTCTCTGGGGCGCCTTCGTACGCGCCACCGGCTCTGGCGCCGGGTGCGGCAGCCACTGGCCGCTCTGCAATGGTGAGGTCATCCCGCGAGAGCCGCGTCTAGACACCCTCATCGAGCTCGGCCATCGGATCACGAGCGGGCTCCTGGGCCTGTTCGTGCTCGGTGTCGTCGTAGCCGTCTTCCGCGCCTTTCCGCCAAAACACCCTGCACGACAGGCAGTTGGCTGGTCTTTGTTCTTCGTCGTCACCGAGGCGCTCATCGGAGCCGGGCTCGTCCGTTTCGAGTGGGTGGGGGCGAACGACTCCGAAGCCCGCGTCTATATGATGGCCCTTCACCTGACGAACACATTCTTGCTGCTCGCCGCGATCACGATGACCGTCTGGTGGATCGGTGGAAATCGCGCCCTGCCCCAGAGCTCTTCGAGGATTGCGCTCTTGAGCGCGACGCTCGTCGCCGTGCTGGTCGTCGGCGCGAGCGGTGCAGTGACCGCGCTCGGAGACACGCTGCTGCTCCAGGCGGGAGTCTCTCCCGACGAATCACCGGTGCTCACGAGCCTGATCAGAGCTCGCTCCTATCATCCCACCCTAGCCATCGCCGGCTTCTTCGTCGTTGTGGTCGCCGTCTGGCTGGTTGGGTCGAACCGGTATGGCCGCCTCGCGGTGGGAGTCTTCGCCCTGCAACTCGCCCTGGGCGCGGTCAACGTAAAGCTGATGGCGCCCGTTTGGATGCAGCTCCTCCACCTGGGTGCCTCGAACGTCCTGTGGATACTCCTCGTACTATTCGTTTCCGAAGCCGTGAGCGCGCGAGACGTAGCCTCAGCGGAGGTCGGAGGCTAA
- a CDS encoding cytochrome c oxidase subunit 3, translating to MSDTGASASVASPWTGGVSPFDVSWQKLMMWIFIVTDALLFAGLLVSYGVIRSQSPTWPDQTLAFDMNFITLMTFTLITSSATMACAVAAAMAGNKKHVTLFLWLTILGGFSFLGMQAYEWSHFIHEGARLTSNPWGVPHFSASFFIITGFHGMHVTTGVTILLIVAIRSAMGKYSAQGVENAGLYWHFVDLVWVFVFALFYLV from the coding sequence ATGAGTGATACCGGAGCTTCCGCATCAGTCGCTTCGCCGTGGACGGGTGGGGTCAGCCCCTTCGACGTCAGCTGGCAGAAGCTCATGATGTGGATCTTCATCGTCACCGACGCGTTGCTCTTTGCCGGGCTTCTGGTGTCCTATGGAGTCATCCGCTCCCAGAGCCCGACCTGGCCGGACCAGACCCTTGCCTTCGACATGAACTTCATCACCTTGATGACGTTCACGCTCATAACCAGCAGTGCCACGATGGCCTGCGCCGTCGCCGCGGCCATGGCGGGAAACAAGAAGCACGTGACGCTCTTCTTGTGGCTCACCATCCTGGGCGGATTCTCCTTCCTGGGAATGCAGGCCTACGAATGGAGCCACTTCATTCACGAGGGAGCGCGGCTCACCAGCAATCCCTGGGGTGTGCCTCACTTCAGCGCGAGCTTTTTCATCATCACCGGATTCCACGGTATGCACGTGACGACCGGAGTCACCATTCTTCTCATCGTCGCCATCCGCTCGGCAATGGGAAAGTACTCGGCGCAAGGTGTCGAGAACGCCGGGCTGTATTGGCACTTCGTCGACCTCGTTTGGGTCTTCGTCTTTGCGCTCTTTTACCTCGTCTGA
- a CDS encoding tetratricopeptide repeat protein, translating to MVILALVLALSPPELEESGREHLYNMDLASARKTFAELSRLAPDSPAGPYYEATALWLEELARRGGMGGATFRSGQYWSKTLREAPGEELDLRFNGLVSESVARADRLLAKDPDDAEALFFRGAVEGIASAYEAAIEHSYYRAFKTGKRARDFHDRLLELEPNNADACLLPGVFEYTIATLPRGLKVVGFLFGLRGSKEKGLELVERARRDGKRTRWAAQLSLSVIEQKEMRFGKSLALLRELEKSFPRNPFLVLERGSVHMLRKDYSAARAAFEATLARETNMELVEPAFVRLKLAESLLFAKNYEEASRQLDLAFQTPDVPAWIKAPLFLRRGMVSDALGARRAAEWDYRRARSLDTDEVTNRLADRYLAAPFR from the coding sequence ATGGTGATTCTCGCGCTGGTGCTCGCACTATCTCCCCCGGAGCTCGAAGAGAGCGGTCGCGAGCACCTCTACAACATGGACCTCGCCTCGGCCCGCAAGACATTCGCCGAGCTTTCGCGGCTCGCTCCGGACTCACCCGCGGGACCCTACTACGAAGCGACGGCCCTGTGGCTCGAAGAGCTCGCCCGCCGGGGAGGAATGGGAGGAGCCACGTTCCGCTCGGGGCAGTATTGGTCCAAGACCCTTCGTGAAGCGCCCGGCGAGGAGCTCGATCTTAGATTCAACGGGCTCGTGTCCGAGTCGGTGGCGCGCGCGGATCGCCTGCTCGCCAAGGACCCGGACGATGCCGAGGCATTGTTCTTTCGCGGTGCGGTCGAAGGAATCGCGAGCGCCTACGAGGCCGCGATCGAGCACAGCTACTATCGGGCGTTCAAGACCGGCAAGCGCGCCAGAGACTTTCACGATCGACTTCTCGAGCTCGAGCCGAACAACGCTGATGCTTGCCTCCTGCCGGGAGTGTTCGAGTATACGATTGCCACCCTGCCGCGCGGACTGAAGGTCGTCGGCTTCCTGTTTGGGCTTCGCGGCTCCAAGGAGAAAGGCCTCGAGCTCGTCGAACGGGCTCGACGAGACGGGAAGAGGACGCGGTGGGCGGCTCAGCTCTCGCTCTCGGTGATCGAGCAGAAGGAGATGAGGTTCGGCAAATCCCTTGCGTTATTGCGAGAGTTGGAAAAGAGCTTTCCCCGTAATCCTTTTCTCGTCCTGGAACGCGGCAGCGTTCACATGCTCCGCAAGGATTACTCCGCCGCCCGCGCCGCCTTCGAGGCGACCTTGGCCCGAGAGACCAACATGGAGCTCGTCGAGCCGGCATTCGTTCGGCTCAAGCTTGCCGAGAGCCTCCTTTTCGCCAAAAACTACGAGGAGGCGTCAAGACAGCTCGACCTCGCATTTCAGACACCCGACGTTCCCGCCTGGATCAAGGCCCCTCTGTTCCTTCGGCGAGGCATGGTTTCCGACGCACTCGGTGCCAGACGTGCGGCCGAATGGGACTACCGGCGCGCCCGTTCTCTCGACACGGACGAGGTGACCAACCGGCTCGCGGACCGCTACCTGGCAGCTCCTTTTCGCTAG
- a CDS encoding DUF2203 domain-containing protein, translated as MQERFFTVQEANELIPFLSEKLTELRAVHHKLRLLGANNPESQEVALRGGVPVPPFYLTLLTRLQCVVQDICAEGCHLKDIESGLVDFPTIWEGREVYLCWKFGEEEVGHWHELEAGFAGRRSLECEPET; from the coding sequence GTGCAGGAACGCTTCTTCACCGTGCAGGAAGCGAACGAGCTCATACCCTTTCTGAGCGAGAAGCTGACCGAGCTTCGAGCGGTTCATCACAAGCTTCGCTTGCTTGGGGCGAACAACCCGGAGTCCCAGGAGGTCGCTCTACGGGGTGGCGTTCCCGTGCCGCCTTTCTATCTCACCTTGCTTACGCGCCTGCAATGCGTCGTTCAGGACATCTGCGCCGAGGGCTGTCACCTGAAAGACATCGAGTCGGGTCTGGTGGATTTCCCCACGATCTGGGAGGGCCGCGAAGTCTACCTCTGCTGGAAATTCGGAGAGGAAGAGGTGGGCCATTGGCACGAGCTCGAGGCGGGCTTCGCCGGACGCCGGTCGCTCGAATGCGAGCCCGAGACCTGA
- a CDS encoding cytochrome C oxidase subunit IV family protein, with protein MSEHASSYKSYWILWVVLLVVTVTMIFIGESQISQVPQTLMLLVGSAIKASLIIFFYMHLRFEKAGLMLVVLVGIFLTSILMFAIPAYDGGSNILPHRLFQ; from the coding sequence ATGTCGGAACATGCTTCGAGCTACAAGAGCTACTGGATTCTCTGGGTGGTGCTCCTCGTCGTTACCGTCACGATGATCTTCATCGGAGAGAGCCAGATATCCCAGGTGCCGCAGACGCTGATGCTCCTCGTCGGCTCGGCCATCAAGGCGAGCCTCATCATCTTTTTCTACATGCACCTCCGTTTCGAGAAAGCCGGCCTCATGCTGGTCGTGCTCGTGGGGATCTTCCTGACGAGCATCCTGATGTTCGCAATCCCCGCCTATGACGGCGGTAGTAACATCCTGCCGCATCGGTTGTTCCAATGA
- a CDS encoding heme-copper oxidase subunit III, producing the protein MAETLARPNASGGGGLDVLEPGFGGDGRPGEPSRRQVETAKLGLWIALGSVTMLFAAFTSAYLVRSSGDDWVPLVVPPILYPNSLVLIASSVSMEIARRRFVSFWPVSFRKWLLVTAALGVIFLAGQVFAWKALATSGVYLTSHPHSSFFYVLTGVHGVHLVAGVLVILYVLVLATRRSLTPGESSSPELAATYWHFVDVLWLYLFVVLFYL; encoded by the coding sequence ATGGCGGAAACTCTGGCACGACCGAACGCGAGTGGCGGAGGCGGACTGGACGTCCTCGAGCCCGGATTCGGCGGCGACGGACGCCCGGGAGAGCCTTCGCGCCGGCAGGTCGAGACCGCCAAACTCGGTCTGTGGATCGCGCTCGGCTCTGTCACCATGCTGTTTGCCGCCTTTACCAGCGCCTATCTCGTGCGAAGCTCGGGTGACGACTGGGTCCCACTCGTCGTACCTCCCATCCTCTACCCGAACAGCCTGGTGCTCATCGCTTCGAGCGTGAGCATGGAGATTGCCCGCCGCCGCTTCGTGAGCTTCTGGCCGGTCTCGTTTCGCAAATGGCTACTCGTAACCGCCGCGCTCGGCGTGATCTTCCTCGCGGGACAGGTGTTCGCCTGGAAGGCGCTCGCGACTTCAGGCGTCTACCTCACGAGCCATCCGCACAGCTCCTTCTTCTACGTCCTGACCGGGGTTCATGGAGTGCATCTAGTCGCGGGAGTCTTGGTGATCCTCTATGTCCTCGTCCTGGCGACGAGGCGGAGCCTGACGCCGGGTGAGTCGAGCTCGCCCGAGCTCGCCGCGACCTACTGGCATTTCGTCGACGTGCTCTGGCTCTATCTTTTCGTCGTGTTGTTCTACCTGTAG
- a CDS encoding NUDIX hydrolase, with translation MAEHRVVSTRQIYRGRLLDVGVDRVLEPSGREVEREIIRHPGAAVILAVTAEGNVLFVRQYRHAVAETLIEVPAGTLDPGESPEETARRELVEETGFYPGHLEKLAEFYPSPGVLEEKMHLYFASDLERRTPVPDEDESLEILQIPLDEALALKVGADVRDAKTILALFFLRMRTS, from the coding sequence GTGGCGGAGCACCGAGTCGTTTCCACGCGTCAAATCTATCGCGGCCGCCTGTTGGACGTCGGCGTCGACCGTGTCCTCGAACCGTCGGGACGAGAGGTCGAGCGTGAGATCATTCGTCACCCCGGCGCCGCGGTGATTCTCGCGGTGACGGCGGAGGGCAACGTCCTGTTCGTTCGACAGTATCGACACGCGGTCGCCGAGACCCTGATCGAAGTCCCGGCAGGAACCCTCGACCCGGGCGAGAGCCCCGAGGAGACGGCGCGGCGTGAGCTCGTGGAGGAGACCGGATTCTACCCCGGTCATCTGGAGAAGCTCGCCGAGTTCTACCCCTCGCCCGGCGTGCTCGAGGAAAAGATGCACCTTTATTTTGCGTCAGACCTCGAGCGTCGGACCCCTGTGCCCGACGAGGACGAGAGTCTCGAGATCTTGCAGATTCCTCTCGATGAAGCCCTCGCTCTGAAGGTAGGCGCCGACGTTCGCGATGCGAAGACGATTCTCGCTTTGTTCTTCCTGCGAATGCGAACGTCTTGA